The Bradysia coprophila strain Holo2 chromosome IV, BU_Bcop_v1, whole genome shotgun sequence genome includes a region encoding these proteins:
- the LOC119066767 gene encoding reticulon-1-A isoform X4, translating into MDISVSGSLDSANGTCKARPIICCLLDPLESLIYWRDPKKSGVVFGTGLVILLAVSCFSVISVFAYTSLLALFGTIAFRIYKNVLQAVQKTSEGHPFKDYLEYELAIPQEKVSQVANVGVAHFNAFLAELRRLFLVEDLVDSIKFGVLLWGLTYLGSWFNGMTLVILGFVALFTLPKVYENNKQSIDTYLDLVRSKILEITDKVKAAVPIGKKPESDKKEN; encoded by the exons ATGGATATTTCCGTATCGGGCAGTCTTGATTCAGCAAATGGAACATGCAAAGCAAGACCAATTATTTGCTGTTTACTAGATCCGT TGGAATCACTTATCTACTGGCGTGACCCAAAGAAATCTGGTGTCGTTTTCGGAACCGGATTGGTAATTTTACTGGCAGTATCATGCTTCTCGGTCATCAGTGTATTCGCCTATACATCTTTATTGGCTTTGTTCGGAACCATCGCATTCAGAATCTACAAAAATGTATTACAGGCTGTGCAAAAGACATCAGAAGGACATCCTTTCAA GGATTACTTGGAATATGAACTAGCCATACCGCAAGAAAAAGTATCTCAAGTTGCTAATGTTGGTGTAGCACATTTTAATGCATTTTTGGCCGAACTTCGCCGTTTGTTCTTGGTTGAAGACCTTGTTGACTCGATCAAATTCGGTGTGTTACTATGGGGTTTGACATATTTGGGATCTTGGTTCAATGGAATGACCTTGGTTATTCTTG GATTCGTCGCTTTGTTCACCCTACCTAAGGTCTACGAAAACAACAAGCAATCGATTGACACATACTTAGATCTAGTCCGAAGCAAAATCCTCGAAATCACAGACAA AGTAAAAGCAGCTGTCCCAATAGGAAAGAAACCGGAAAGtgataagaaagaaaattaa
- the LOC119066767 gene encoding reticulon-1-A isoform X5: MGRRPNVRYNNGGVDLPERGPVESLIYWRDPKKSGVVFGTGLVILLAVSCFSVISVFAYTSLLALFGTIAFRIYKNVLQAVQKTSEGHPFKDYLEYELAIPQEKVSQVANVGVAHFNAFLAELRRLFLVEDLVDSIKFGVLLWGLTYLGSWFNGMTLVILGFVALFTLPKVYENNKQSIDTYLDLVRSKILEITDKVKAAVPIGKKPESDKKEN, translated from the exons ATGGGAAGACGACCAAACGTACGCTATAATAATGGAGGAGTTGATTTGCCCGAAAGAGGACCAg TGGAATCACTTATCTACTGGCGTGACCCAAAGAAATCTGGTGTCGTTTTCGGAACCGGATTGGTAATTTTACTGGCAGTATCATGCTTCTCGGTCATCAGTGTATTCGCCTATACATCTTTATTGGCTTTGTTCGGAACCATCGCATTCAGAATCTACAAAAATGTATTACAGGCTGTGCAAAAGACATCAGAAGGACATCCTTTCAA GGATTACTTGGAATATGAACTAGCCATACCGCAAGAAAAAGTATCTCAAGTTGCTAATGTTGGTGTAGCACATTTTAATGCATTTTTGGCCGAACTTCGCCGTTTGTTCTTGGTTGAAGACCTTGTTGACTCGATCAAATTCGGTGTGTTACTATGGGGTTTGACATATTTGGGATCTTGGTTCAATGGAATGACCTTGGTTATTCTTG GATTCGTCGCTTTGTTCACCCTACCTAAGGTCTACGAAAACAACAAGCAATCGATTGACACATACTTAGATCTAGTCCGAAGCAAAATCCTCGAAATCACAGACAA AGTAAAAGCAGCTGTCCCAATAGGAAAGAAACCGGAAAGtgataagaaagaaaattaa
- the LOC119066767 gene encoding reticulon-1-A isoform X3, producing MDISVSGSLDSANGTCKARPIICCLLDPYAWFKPERLHPKVESLIYWRDPKKSGVVFGTGLVILLAVSCFSVISVFAYTSLLALFGTIAFRIYKNVLQAVQKTSEGHPFKDYLEYELAIPQEKVSQVANVGVAHFNAFLAELRRLFLVEDLVDSIKFGVLLWGLTYLGSWFNGMTLVILGFVALFTLPKVYENNKQSIDTYLDLVRSKILEITDKVKAAVPIGKKPESDKKEN from the exons ATGGATATTTCCGTATCGGGCAGTCTTGATTCAGCAAATGGAACATGCAAAGCAAGACCAATTATTTGCTGTTTACTAGATCCGT ATGCCTGGTTCAAGCCAGAACGCTTGCATCCAAAAG TGGAATCACTTATCTACTGGCGTGACCCAAAGAAATCTGGTGTCGTTTTCGGAACCGGATTGGTAATTTTACTGGCAGTATCATGCTTCTCGGTCATCAGTGTATTCGCCTATACATCTTTATTGGCTTTGTTCGGAACCATCGCATTCAGAATCTACAAAAATGTATTACAGGCTGTGCAAAAGACATCAGAAGGACATCCTTTCAA GGATTACTTGGAATATGAACTAGCCATACCGCAAGAAAAAGTATCTCAAGTTGCTAATGTTGGTGTAGCACATTTTAATGCATTTTTGGCCGAACTTCGCCGTTTGTTCTTGGTTGAAGACCTTGTTGACTCGATCAAATTCGGTGTGTTACTATGGGGTTTGACATATTTGGGATCTTGGTTCAATGGAATGACCTTGGTTATTCTTG GATTCGTCGCTTTGTTCACCCTACCTAAGGTCTACGAAAACAACAAGCAATCGATTGACACATACTTAGATCTAGTCCGAAGCAAAATCCTCGAAATCACAGACAA AGTAAAAGCAGCTGTCCCAATAGGAAAGAAACCGGAAAGtgataagaaagaaaattaa
- the LOC119066767 gene encoding reticulon-1-A isoform X6, protein MVSLDDLMEMKFQFSKEELESLIYWRDPKKSGVVFGTGLVILLAVSCFSVISVFAYTSLLALFGTIAFRIYKNVLQAVQKTSEGHPFKDYLEYELAIPQEKVSQVANVGVAHFNAFLAELRRLFLVEDLVDSIKFGVLLWGLTYLGSWFNGMTLVILGFVALFTLPKVYENNKQSIDTYLDLVRSKILEITDKVKAAVPIGKKPESDKKEN, encoded by the exons ATGGTTTCGTTAGACGATctaatggaaatgaaatttcaatttagtaAAGAAGAAT TGGAATCACTTATCTACTGGCGTGACCCAAAGAAATCTGGTGTCGTTTTCGGAACCGGATTGGTAATTTTACTGGCAGTATCATGCTTCTCGGTCATCAGTGTATTCGCCTATACATCTTTATTGGCTTTGTTCGGAACCATCGCATTCAGAATCTACAAAAATGTATTACAGGCTGTGCAAAAGACATCAGAAGGACATCCTTTCAA GGATTACTTGGAATATGAACTAGCCATACCGCAAGAAAAAGTATCTCAAGTTGCTAATGTTGGTGTAGCACATTTTAATGCATTTTTGGCCGAACTTCGCCGTTTGTTCTTGGTTGAAGACCTTGTTGACTCGATCAAATTCGGTGTGTTACTATGGGGTTTGACATATTTGGGATCTTGGTTCAATGGAATGACCTTGGTTATTCTTG GATTCGTCGCTTTGTTCACCCTACCTAAGGTCTACGAAAACAACAAGCAATCGATTGACACATACTTAGATCTAGTCCGAAGCAAAATCCTCGAAATCACAGACAA AGTAAAAGCAGCTGTCCCAATAGGAAAGAAACCGGAAAGtgataagaaagaaaattaa
- the LOC119066767 gene encoding reticulon-1-A isoform X7, with amino-acid sequence MESLIYWRDPKKSGVVFGTGLVILLAVSCFSVISVFAYTSLLALFGTIAFRIYKNVLQAVQKTSEGHPFKDYLEYELAIPQEKVSQVANVGVAHFNAFLAELRRLFLVEDLVDSIKFGVLLWGLTYLGSWFNGMTLVILGFVALFTLPKVYENNKQSIDTYLDLVRSKILEITDKVKAAVPIGKKPESDKKEN; translated from the exons A TGGAATCACTTATCTACTGGCGTGACCCAAAGAAATCTGGTGTCGTTTTCGGAACCGGATTGGTAATTTTACTGGCAGTATCATGCTTCTCGGTCATCAGTGTATTCGCCTATACATCTTTATTGGCTTTGTTCGGAACCATCGCATTCAGAATCTACAAAAATGTATTACAGGCTGTGCAAAAGACATCAGAAGGACATCCTTTCAA GGATTACTTGGAATATGAACTAGCCATACCGCAAGAAAAAGTATCTCAAGTTGCTAATGTTGGTGTAGCACATTTTAATGCATTTTTGGCCGAACTTCGCCGTTTGTTCTTGGTTGAAGACCTTGTTGACTCGATCAAATTCGGTGTGTTACTATGGGGTTTGACATATTTGGGATCTTGGTTCAATGGAATGACCTTGGTTATTCTTG GATTCGTCGCTTTGTTCACCCTACCTAAGGTCTACGAAAACAACAAGCAATCGATTGACACATACTTAGATCTAGTCCGAAGCAAAATCCTCGAAATCACAGACAA AGTAAAAGCAGCTGTCCCAATAGGAAAGAAACCGGAAAGtgataagaaagaaaattaa